One segment of Candidatus Falkowbacteria bacterium DNA contains the following:
- a CDS encoding FG-GAP-like repeat-containing protein produces the protein MFLSYSDKFHQGDVLRFLCKLTAGLLVFLFLVAPLRFVLAEELIPLENIDKEILDSSKAHVDDSTSSAVIGSDKLEETTEGLDPKKSDAESKQNEVQTTVSDPKMPAENNLKKKPATPDEASGALIYSYPINIPPGRNGLQPDLSLVYNSQSRDLSSLFGQGWSLNIPYIERTNKKGVEKLYSDPTFSSSLSDELVLLGNNNYGSKVDNGEFLQYSFADSKWTATDKQGTKYTFGNTVAARQDDPADANKVYKWMLEEVRDVNNNFVRYEYFKDQGQIYPSKIFYSGNGSTDGIFEIDFLRENRADQMLSSRTGFSVKTNYRINNITTKVSSSWVKKYNLSYITSGNSTTSLLSSVTEQGNDGNNNIISLPPTSFEYQAAGTVHWEVDTSTWSSSSAIGEISGMVSDINGDGLDDIIQSYHTISPNGGNNTIVRNAYINNGQGQFIVNQNYEPPFDFTFTSGSQFEDYGARLADLNGDGLLDLVASGRSGTSKAYLNTGSGWQEATQWIPPIWFVYYQNDIGGQIANLNGDNLPDIIGSRWEWNGQIDVLITYAYINNGNGWARDNIWSLPIDMRHGSGAFFVDVNGDSLDDIVQSAWMGNGTMINRTFLNSGKGGWVETSGFIPPTYFFSMSYYGDVTDRGYRLFDVNGDGLVDILKSGIGAYLNNGNGWNTRDDSWNQPFELGGRWWGYSDPYTAYISNINGDGMPDIFRNKNINNQTIETTVVKNLDSKVNVLKKITYDTGGSTDISYKSTPLYRQNGNLLNPSLSMIIDTVSSVVTNDGSGNSSTANYSYEGGYYYYNSNSIYDYKFAGFSKVTKTDSLSKVISFYHQGNDSNSSQGEYQDYISKIGKMYRQEVYDLNNNLFSKMINKWDRFDLGSNRNFVKLVRAVQSTYNGNSSHKDSAEIYDYNNTNGNKTSVIQWGEVSSSDNGDFTDVGNDKYVTDISYAAGSANNVAALPSTQIVYDQNSNKVTEARSYYDNLPLGQVSLGNQTKQEQWVGASKYISTQKSYNSYGLVMTEIDSLGRQTNYTYDIYNLYPVTVINPANQISSFNYDYSSGKVVLSVDPNGKVFSTSYDALDRPTAELQPDQNIANLSVTKAAYEYTDLANANRIKKSDYLDANNAVDVYTYFDGLGRKVQERREVETSGQFSVRDFIYGPNDLLLKESLPYFSNNVARTPATTNQALYTTYTYDAMKRVLSAQTAVGTTSNIYDDWKTTVVDAKGKIKDLYKDAYDNLVQVNEHNGSEIYSTYYQWNGLKKLVKITDALGNVRNFSYDALGRVLEAQDLHASNDSTFGVWSYHYDDAGNLISKVAPNTKQIDYSYDDLNRVISEDAVGTVGVEVTYIYDNCQSGVGRLCSVINSTVKSSLTYNPLGQLIQESKRIGKVNYATQYNYDRQNNQTLIINPDDSRVVYNYNAAGLVDSVQRKESVDLGLTNVVTNIDYNPVGLATSMFYANGAVTTNTYDANELYRLRHKVTVANNQNVQDLTYTYDPVGNITQIVDASSTQTAKTTDYTYDDLHRLLSATISNSAAENVDGPDNQNQVQTFTYDAIGNITYKSDVGTYLYNGNIGNNYANPHAVTSAGNKYYSYDENGNVTDITSMTVVESTSYLWDYANRLNTVIINGKSSSYSYDASGQRIKEITPKSTTLYVTKDFSTGSVGNEKHIFLGDTAIASIKGSDNSAVAYNIHADHLTGSNVITDSAQSVDELTDYYSFGTIRLDQQNSAHSEKRKFTGHEYDVDTGLTYANARYYDARLGRWTSQDAVSLAVMDSKKIEQMTSKSYLAYLADVQGLNGYSYVKNNPLKYIDTTGDDWVDMVNTIDRYNPFTILFKSAYDQMYYGWVNKDIKQFAQGLGTVVVNGTMLAAGALEIGMAAGEAALLYQRFSQLKGIIDSEGFVVSARKINFAPAGGRSPINNLNEHWDKHRNEFPELGNALEYDQAAGSCVNNPGKNVLTRQLRDGRSSYYDQETNTLGIKQNGGPTTFMRPDPGQHKQKTNLDYFYSLR, from the coding sequence ATGTTTTTATCTTATTCAGATAAATTCCATCAAGGTGATGTTTTAAGATTTCTTTGTAAGCTAACAGCTGGCCTGTTAGTTTTTTTGTTTTTAGTGGCTCCTTTACGATTCGTGCTTGCTGAGGAACTCATTCCTCTGGAGAACATTGATAAAGAAATATTAGATAGCAGCAAGGCTCACGTTGACGATTCAACAAGTAGTGCTGTTATTGGTAGTGACAAGTTAGAAGAAACCACAGAAGGTCTTGACCCTAAAAAAAGTGACGCAGAAAGTAAGCAGAATGAAGTTCAGACAACGGTTTCAGATCCTAAAATGCCCGCAGAGAATAATCTAAAGAAAAAACCAGCTACGCCTGATGAAGCAAGCGGAGCGTTGATTTATAGTTATCCTATTAACATTCCTCCTGGACGTAATGGACTGCAACCTGACCTTAGCCTAGTTTATAATAGTCAGTCACGTGATTTAAGTTCCTTATTTGGCCAAGGCTGGTCCTTGAATATTCCATATATTGAACGCACTAATAAAAAAGGCGTTGAAAAGTTATATTCTGATCCAACTTTTTCTTCATCGTTAAGTGATGAGTTGGTTTTATTGGGCAATAATAATTATGGTTCCAAAGTTGATAATGGAGAATTTTTACAATATTCATTCGCTGATTCAAAGTGGACAGCGACGGATAAACAAGGAACGAAATATACTTTTGGTAATACAGTTGCAGCTAGGCAAGACGACCCAGCCGATGCGAATAAGGTTTACAAGTGGATGTTAGAGGAGGTTAGAGATGTTAATAATAACTTTGTTCGCTACGAATATTTCAAGGATCAAGGACAAATTTATCCTTCAAAAATATTCTATTCAGGTAATGGGTCAACTGACGGTATTTTTGAAATAGATTTTTTAAGGGAGAACCGTGCTGATCAAATGCTATCGAGTAGAACTGGTTTTTCTGTAAAGACAAATTATAGAATTAACAATATCACTACTAAAGTCAGTAGTAGTTGGGTTAAAAAATATAATTTATCATATATAACTAGCGGAAATTCCACTACGTCTTTATTGTCGTCTGTTACTGAGCAAGGAAATGACGGAAACAATAATATAATTTCTTTGCCGCCAACTAGTTTTGAATATCAGGCCGCCGGAACCGTACACTGGGAGGTTGATACAAGCACCTGGTCCTCTTCTAGCGCAATAGGAGAGATTAGTGGCATGGTTTCTGATATTAATGGAGACGGCCTAGATGATATTATTCAGTCGTACCATACCATAAGTCCCAATGGAGGAAATAACACTATAGTAAGAAATGCCTATATAAATAATGGTCAAGGCCAATTTATAGTGAATCAAAATTATGAGCCACCTTTTGACTTCACATTTACTTCTGGCTCGCAGTTTGAAGATTATGGAGCAAGATTAGCTGATTTAAATGGTGATGGTTTATTGGACCTTGTTGCTTCGGGTAGGAGTGGAACAAGTAAAGCTTATTTAAATACTGGTAGTGGCTGGCAAGAAGCAACTCAATGGATACCGCCAATTTGGTTTGTCTATTATCAAAATGATATTGGTGGGCAAATTGCTAATTTAAATGGAGACAATTTACCAGACATAATCGGTAGTAGGTGGGAGTGGAATGGGCAGATTGATGTTTTAATAACTTACGCCTATATAAACAATGGAAATGGTTGGGCCAGAGATAATATTTGGTCTTTGCCAATTGATATGCGCCATGGTTCAGGAGCGTTTTTTGTTGATGTAAACGGTGATAGTTTGGATGATATTGTTCAGTCTGCTTGGATGGGCAACGGCACTATGATTAATAGAACATTTTTAAATAGTGGCAAAGGGGGCTGGGTTGAGACCTCAGGTTTTATCCCGCCTACTTACTTTTTTTCAATGAGCTACTATGGTGACGTCACTGATAGAGGCTATAGATTATTTGATGTTAACGGGGATGGTTTGGTAGATATTTTAAAAAGTGGAATCGGCGCTTATCTTAATAATGGAAATGGCTGGAATACTCGTGATGATAGCTGGAATCAGCCATTTGAACTAGGTGGACGCTGGTGGGGTTATTCAGATCCATATACCGCCTATATAAGCAATATCAATGGTGATGGCATGCCAGATATTTTCCGTAATAAAAACATAAATAATCAAACAATTGAAACGACGGTTGTAAAAAATCTTGATTCTAAGGTTAATGTGCTTAAAAAAATTACTTATGATACCGGGGGAAGTACAGATATAAGCTATAAATCAACTCCTTTATATAGGCAGAATGGAAATTTGCTGAATCCAAGCTTATCAATGATTATTGACACTGTGTCTAGTGTTGTAACGAATGATGGTTCTGGTAACAGCTCAACAGCAAATTATTCTTATGAGGGAGGATATTACTATTACAACTCAAATAGTATTTATGACTACAAGTTCGCTGGTTTCAGTAAGGTCACAAAAACAGATAGTTTAAGTAAGGTTATTAGTTTTTATCATCAAGGTAATGACTCAAATTCTAGCCAAGGAGAATATCAAGATTATATTTCAAAAATAGGTAAAATGTATCGTCAAGAAGTTTATGATCTTAATAATAATCTATTTTCTAAGATGATTAATAAATGGGATAGATTTGACCTTGGTAGTAATAGAAATTTTGTGAAACTCGTTAGAGCTGTTCAGTCTACATACAATGGTAACTCAAGTCATAAAGACAGTGCCGAAATATATGATTACAATAATACTAATGGTAATAAAACAAGTGTAATTCAGTGGGGAGAAGTTAGCTCTTCTGATAATGGTGATTTTACTGATGTTGGAAATGATAAATACGTAACAGACATTAGCTATGCTGCTGGTTCGGCTAATAATGTAGCTGCTTTACCGTCTACGCAAATAGTTTATGATCAAAATTCAAATAAAGTTACAGAAGCTCGTTCATATTATGATAATTTACCATTAGGGCAAGTAAGTCTTGGTAACCAAACTAAGCAAGAACAATGGGTTGGTGCCTCAAAGTATATTAGTACACAGAAGAGTTATAATAGTTACGGCTTAGTGATGACAGAAATAGATTCATTGGGCAGGCAAACCAATTATACTTATGATATTTACAATCTATATCCTGTAACAGTTATTAATCCTGCTAATCAGATTAGTAGTTTTAATTATGATTATTCTTCGGGTAAAGTTGTTTTGTCAGTTGATCCTAATGGGAAAGTTTTTAGCACAAGCTACGACGCCTTAGATAGGCCAACGGCTGAATTGCAGCCAGACCAAAATATTGCCAACCTGTCAGTTACCAAAGCAGCTTATGAATATACTGATCTGGCCAATGCTAATCGAATCAAAAAAAGTGATTACCTTGATGCTAATAATGCAGTTGATGTTTATACGTATTTTGATGGGCTTGGTAGAAAAGTTCAAGAACGCCGGGAAGTAGAAACTTCAGGCCAATTTAGTGTTAGAGATTTTATTTATGGACCAAATGATCTTTTATTAAAAGAATCTTTGCCTTATTTTTCTAATAACGTTGCCCGTACTCCAGCTACTACAAACCAGGCACTTTATACAACTTATACTTATGATGCAATGAAGCGCGTTTTAAGTGCTCAGACTGCCGTAGGAACAACTAGTAATATTTACGATGATTGGAAAACAACTGTAGTAGACGCTAAGGGTAAAATTAAAGACTTATATAAAGATGCTTATGATAACTTGGTTCAAGTTAATGAGCATAATGGATCAGAGATTTATTCAACTTATTATCAATGGAATGGCTTGAAAAAATTAGTAAAGATTACTGATGCCTTGGGAAACGTTAGAAATTTTAGCTATGACGCTTTGGGAAGAGTTTTAGAGGCTCAAGATCTTCATGCCAGCAATGATTCAACTTTTGGCGTTTGGAGTTATCATTATGATGACGCTGGGAATTTAATTTCTAAAGTTGCACCTAATACGAAACAAATTGATTATAGTTATGATGATTTAAATCGTGTAATAAGCGAGGACGCAGTTGGTACTGTTGGCGTTGAAGTAACATATATTTATGATAATTGTCAGTCAGGTGTCGGTCGTTTGTGCTCAGTTATAAATTCAACAGTTAAATCGTCATTGACTTATAATCCACTAGGACAACTAATTCAAGAATCCAAGAGAATTGGTAAAGTTAACTATGCAACCCAATATAATTATGATCGACAAAATAATCAGACTTTGATCATAAACCCGGATGATTCACGCGTGGTTTATAATTACAATGCAGCTGGCTTAGTAGATAGTGTGCAGCGCAAGGAATCAGTTGATCTTGGTTTAACGAATGTTGTAACTAACATTGATTATAATCCAGTTGGTTTAGCTACTAGCATGTTTTATGCAAATGGCGCTGTGACAACCAATACTTATGATGCTAATGAGCTCTATCGTTTACGTCACAAGGTAACGGTCGCTAATAATCAAAATGTTCAAGATTTAACTTATACTTATGATCCAGTTGGAAATATTACGCAAATAGTCGATGCTTCAAGTACTCAGACCGCTAAGACAACTGATTATACTTATGATGATTTGCATCGTTTATTGTCAGCGACGATTAGTAATTCAGCAGCAGAAAACGTTGACGGACCAGATAATCAGAACCAAGTACAAACATTTACTTATGATGCAATTGGAAACATTACTTATAAGTCAGACGTTGGAACTTATCTATATAATGGTAATATAGGAAATAATTACGCTAACCCGCATGCTGTGACCAGTGCTGGCAATAAATATTATTCTTATGATGAGAATGGTAATGTGACTGATATAACTTCGATGACTGTCGTTGAATCAACTTCTTATCTTTGGGATTACGCGAATAGACTAAACACAGTGATTATTAATGGTAAATCATCGTCATATAGTTATGATGCTTCGGGGCAAAGAATAAAAGAAATTACGCCAAAAAGCACTACACTTTATGTAACTAAAGATTTTTCAACTGGTTCGGTTGGTAATGAAAAACATATTTTCTTAGGTGATACAGCGATTGCTAGCATAAAAGGATCTGACAATTCAGCTGTTGCTTATAATATTCACGCTGATCATTTAACTGGTTCAAACGTTATTACTGATTCAGCTCAGAGCGTTGATGAATTGACTGATTATTATTCTTTTGGGACAATTAGATTAGATCAACAGAATAGCGCACATAGTGAGAAGAGAAAGTTCACGGGGCATGAGTATGACGTGGATACAGGGCTGACTTATGCGAATGCGAGATATTATGATGCCAGGTTAGGGAGATGGACTAGCCAAGACGCCGTTTCTCTTGCCGTGATGGACAGCAAAAAGATTGAGCAGATGACAAGTAAGTCATATCTTGCCTATTTGGCAGATGTCCAAGGATTAAATGGTTATAGCTATGTTAAGAATAACCCATTAAAATATATTGACACTACAGGGGATGATTGGGTTGACATGGTTAATACCATAGATCGCTATAATCCCTTCACTATATTGTTTAAGTCCGCTTATGATCAGATGTACTACGGATGGGTAAATAAGGATATAAAACAGTTTGCACAGGGACTAGGAACCGTAGTGGTAAACGGAACGATGTTGGCTGCTGGAGCTTTAGAAATCGGAATGGCGGCAGGAGAAGCAGCCCTTTTGTATCAAAGGTTTAGTCAACTTAAGGGCATAATAGACAGTGAGGGGTTTGTGGTGTCAGCAAGGAAAATAAATTTTGCTCCAGCTGGCGGCAGAAGTCCGATTAACAACTTGAATGAACACTGGGATAAACACAGAAATGAGTTTCCGGAACTTGGAAACGCTTTAGAGTATGATCAAGCCGCCGGAAGTTGTGTGAACAACCCGGGCAAAAATGTACTTACTCGTCAATTAAGAGATGGAAGGTCGTCATATTATGATCAAGAAACTAATACCTTAGGTATTAAGCAAAACGGAGGACCAACAACTTTCATGAGGCCAGATCCAGGTCAACATAAGCAAAAAACTAATTTAGATTATTTTTACTCCTTAAGATAA
- a CDS encoding DUF3160 domain-containing protein codes for MNKFNRKYLLLIAAVLILAVLAFLIYKKYYTPKEMRSDDAVQTVLDESTVASNEPNIGFTPSYQEQIVPLASVANYQAIKNKYGLNLSEAQEKYLEANHFLLINSEEVPFFSAGNNFDQWLVDADAMGGGAIYERKPEDAVLVTPDTVLHAYHKYFELTLEQLEQHELSQELGNFLSGLHANLALASKNSKAESKTRYQNLEAQIVLARILFENKNVAKPSYFAAPEEEQKYTDQDKTVDSLANAKKLLTKYSKDLTPQLTAAISSDLTEIYSASKVGASPLFKQYDDQIKTDYTQFTPRSHYNKNSTLRAFFRTMMYLGRSSYLLNSPLGIADTNLLVKQMSLKNGSSAAPLEAWTRISNVTSFYAGQSDDISYNEYKTFETSILGNNLNSDEELISKDNVNKLATNLDKLRKPKILSDVIIDENIASLTKEDLLKQSLAFRVFGQKFTFDAWILNDLTAGQEKTEVRLPSMPSALFVPAAFGDQQAKQYTGEFLQQSANFSQTDLDGFFTKLDKKKADINKVTHKEWFDSLGSSWLYILGSLTHDYGKHYPSYMQVKPFLSKQIQSFLGSYAELKHDTLLYAKQSYAELGAGGEDKPLPPIVKGFVEPNLEFWNRFSALLDRTDKLFKDNGVFKEGDAIDRLGQFKESVALYTGIAEKELRSQAISDDDYEKLRTTKLSFMAQPFETIDPTPTSGQTALIADIHTDMVQNKILYEATAKPYFMLAIVANDNLPRVTAGLVYNHYELTDQLSQRLSDETWKDRVYNNNSLLPTKNFWYQSLLVK; via the coding sequence ATGAATAAATTTAACCGTAAGTACTTATTGTTAATAGCGGCTGTTTTAATCTTAGCCGTCTTAGCGTTTCTTATTTATAAAAAATATTATACGCCGAAAGAAATGCGCAGCGACGATGCCGTACAAACTGTTTTAGATGAGTCTACTGTTGCAAGTAATGAACCAAATATTGGTTTTACGCCGTCTTATCAGGAACAAATTGTGCCTTTGGCTTCAGTCGCTAACTATCAGGCTATTAAAAATAAATACGGTTTAAATTTATCTGAAGCACAGGAAAAATACCTAGAAGCTAATCATTTTTTGCTAATTAACAGTGAAGAAGTTCCATTTTTTAGTGCTGGTAACAATTTTGATCAATGGTTAGTTGACGCTGATGCAATGGGAGGCGGCGCCATTTATGAACGTAAACCCGAAGACGCTGTTTTGGTCACACCAGATACCGTGTTACATGCTTATCATAAATATTTTGAACTTACGCTTGAACAATTAGAGCAGCATGAACTTAGCCAAGAACTAGGAAACTTTTTGTCTGGTTTACATGCTAATTTAGCTTTGGCTTCAAAAAATAGTAAGGCTGAATCTAAAACTCGATATCAGAACCTAGAAGCTCAGATTGTTTTAGCTCGTATATTGTTTGAAAATAAAAACGTAGCCAAGCCTAGTTACTTTGCTGCTCCCGAAGAAGAACAGAAATATACTGATCAAGACAAGACAGTTGATTCACTAGCCAATGCTAAGAAACTTTTAACTAAGTATTCTAAAGATTTAACGCCACAGTTAACAGCTGCGATAAGTTCTGATTTAACGGAAATATATTCGGCCAGCAAGGTTGGAGCTTCGCCATTATTTAAGCAATACGATGATCAAATAAAGACTGATTATACGCAGTTTACTCCACGAAGTCATTATAACAAGAACTCAACTTTGCGCGCCTTCTTTAGAACCATGATGTATTTAGGTAGAAGTAGCTATTTATTAAACAGCCCATTAGGCATTGCGGATACTAATTTGTTAGTTAAGCAAATGTCTTTGAAGAATGGTTCTAGCGCAGCTCCACTTGAAGCGTGGACAAGAATTTCTAACGTGACTAGTTTTTATGCTGGTCAAAGTGATGACATTTCTTACAATGAATATAAAACTTTTGAAACTAGTATACTTGGAAATAATCTTAATTCAGATGAGGAGCTGATTTCAAAGGATAATGTTAACAAGTTAGCAACTAATTTAGATAAGCTTAGAAAACCAAAGATACTGTCAGACGTTATTATTGATGAAAACATTGCCTCTTTGACTAAAGAAGATTTATTAAAGCAATCATTAGCTTTTAGAGTTTTTGGTCAGAAATTTACTTTTGACGCTTGGATTTTAAATGATTTAACTGCTGGTCAAGAGAAAACAGAAGTTAGATTGCCTTCAATGCCATCAGCTTTATTTGTTCCAGCTGCTTTTGGCGATCAACAAGCTAAGCAGTATACTGGTGAATTTTTGCAGCAGTCAGCTAATTTTAGTCAAACTGATTTAGATGGTTTTTTCACTAAACTTGATAAAAAGAAAGCTGATATTAATAAAGTTACACATAAAGAATGGTTTGACTCTCTTGGTAGTTCATGGCTATATATTTTAGGCTCTTTAACTCATGACTATGGCAAGCATTATCCTAGCTACATGCAAGTTAAACCTTTCTTAAGCAAACAAATTCAATCATTCCTCGGTTCTTATGCTGAACTTAAGCACGACACATTGCTTTATGCCAAGCAAAGTTATGCCGAACTTGGAGCCGGAGGCGAAGACAAGCCACTTCCTCCGATTGTAAAAGGATTTGTTGAACCAAACTTAGAATTTTGGAACCGTTTTAGCGCTTTACTAGACCGAACAGATAAACTCTTCAAAGACAATGGTGTATTTAAGGAAGGGGACGCAATTGATCGTTTAGGTCAATTTAAGGAATCTGTGGCGCTATATACAGGCATTGCTGAGAAAGAATTACGCTCACAAGCCATCAGCGATGATGATTATGAAAAACTTAGAACGACTAAGTTGTCATTTATGGCTCAGCCATTTGAAACAATCGATCCAACTCCAACCTCTGGCCAAACTGCCTTGATTGCTGATATTCACACTGATATGGTTCAAAATAAAATACTCTATGAAGCAACCGCAAAGCCATACTTTATGTTAGCCATCGTTGCTAATGATAATCTGCCACGCGTAACAGCTGGCTTGGTATATAACCATTATGAACTGACCGACCAATTAAGTCAGCGCTTAAGTGATGAAACTTGGAAAGATAGAGTTTATAACAACAATTCTCTTCTACCAACAAAAAACTTTTGGTATCAATCCCTATTAGTAAAATAA
- the amrB gene encoding AmmeMemoRadiSam system protein B has protein sequence MVSIPISKIIFSKKILAIFLGLLVLSGVLWLSLRPIADQKIDKNKIEDNEIEIRPVGSLYTDSNLFLSAIKQNPATAINKPATGLIVPHHLLAIDLIAKAFAGVSARKFSQVVLLSPDHFNAGETNISVSENNFSTVFGELKSDTKVIEQLKKLPFVKEGDFFYREHGLQAIFPFIKYYFPETKVIAVTFKPSVTKAELDQLIKALEQTLTSDSLIVQSTDFSHYLSPDKASELDDISIKTLSSNNAEDILSLNQPENIDSVAAFYVQASLQKDFYHSSATIKDHKNSQEYTKEKVLSSTSYLSAIYSEPNKKAGDAEFIFVGDVMLSRYIGQLMDKRNDYNFPFEKIKPFLSKADLVFGNLESPISSSGKSTGNLYPFKADPRVVLGLKNAGFNVMSVANNHAFDYGLEAFSSTLNNLKGAGIAYAGGGENLTQASQGAFLELNGTKVTVLAYTDLLAKKLAATNSHGGFSYLDKDQMVKDIIQAKRKSDLVIVSFHWGREYEAIANERQKDIARVAVEAGASLIIGHHPHIAQELSKINNVSVAYSLGNFIFDQNFSPETKTGILLEVIIKGKRIASVNPLTVSFTSNFQPYLATK, from the coding sequence TTGGTATCAATCCCTATTAGTAAAATAATATTTAGCAAAAAAATATTAGCCATATTTTTAGGCCTGTTAGTTTTATCAGGCGTTTTATGGCTGAGCTTAAGACCGATTGCTGATCAAAAAATAGATAAAAATAAGATTGAAGATAATGAAATAGAAATAAGGCCTGTCGGCTCACTATACACTGACAGTAACTTGTTCCTTTCGGCTATTAAACAAAATCCGGCCACTGCAATAAATAAACCAGCCACGGGTTTAATAGTTCCGCATCACCTTTTAGCAATTGATTTAATTGCTAAGGCCTTTGCTGGCGTTTCTGCCCGTAAGTTTAGTCAGGTTGTTTTACTAAGCCCAGACCATTTCAATGCCGGAGAAACCAATATTTCTGTAAGTGAAAATAATTTCTCGACTGTTTTTGGAGAACTAAAATCAGATACAAAAGTAATAGAACAGCTAAAAAAATTGCCTTTTGTTAAAGAGGGTGATTTTTTTTATCGTGAACATGGTTTGCAAGCTATTTTCCCTTTCATTAAATACTATTTTCCAGAAACAAAAGTTATAGCAGTTACTTTTAAGCCGAGCGTCACCAAAGCTGAATTAGACCAGCTAATCAAAGCTCTTGAACAGACTCTAACATCGGACTCGTTGATTGTTCAAAGTACCGATTTTTCGCACTATCTTAGTCCAGACAAAGCATCTGAGCTTGACGATATTTCTATAAAAACCCTGAGCTCTAATAACGCAGAAGATATTTTAAGCCTGAATCAGCCTGAGAATATTGATTCAGTGGCGGCTTTTTACGTTCAGGCTAGTTTGCAAAAAGATTTTTATCATTCATCAGCCACAATTAAAGATCATAAAAATTCTCAAGAATATACAAAAGAGAAGGTCCTATCTTCAACTAGCTACCTATCAGCAATTTACTCTGAGCCAAATAAAAAGGCGGGGGACGCCGAATTTATATTTGTCGGAGATGTTATGTTGTCGCGCTATATCGGTCAGTTAATGGACAAGCGCAACGATTATAATTTTCCTTTTGAAAAAATTAAACCGTTTTTGAGTAAAGCTGATCTTGTTTTTGGTAATCTAGAAAGTCCGATTTCAAGTTCTGGTAAATCAACCGGTAATCTCTATCCATTTAAAGCTGACCCAAGAGTTGTTTTAGGCTTAAAGAACGCTGGCTTTAATGTTATGTCAGTGGCTAATAACCATGCTTTTGATTATGGCTTAGAAGCTTTTTCTAGCACCTTGAATAACCTGAAAGGTGCTGGCATTGCCTATGCCGGTGGTGGTGAAAACTTAACGCAGGCCAGCCAGGGAGCATTTTTAGAGCTAAACGGTACTAAGGTTACCGTGTTGGCATATACGGATTTATTGGCAAAAAAATTGGCAGCGACCAACAGTCATGGTGGTTTTAGTTATTTAGACAAAGATCAGATGGTTAAAGATATTATCCAAGCTAAGAGAAAGTCTGACCTAGTCATCGTCTCTTTTCACTGGGGTAGAGAATATGAGGCCATCGCTAATGAAAGACAAAAAGACATTGCACGGGTAGCTGTTGAGGCCGGAGCTTCTTTAATAATTGGTCATCATCCACACATTGCTCAGGAACTTAGCAAGATTAACAACGTTTCAGTAGCTTATAGCTTGGGAAATTTTATCTTTGATCAGAACTTTTCGCCAGAAACAAAGACTGGCATTCTTCTAGAAGTCATTATTAAAGGAAAGAGGATTGCGAGCGTCAATCCGCTTACTGTTAGCTTTACTAGTAATTTCCAGCCCTACTTGGCTACTAAATAG
- a CDS encoding helix-turn-helix domain-containing protein: protein MEIEQKEQSPITTPKKRGRKPMPKEINIPPAEVKEPLWLSVSETAKISGIGSKTVRRAIEAHSVKFKVLGNRYLVNLTSLITYLFKTTKLRNKFLSHGIGQYVDKWKQ, encoded by the coding sequence ATGGAAATTGAACAAAAAGAGCAAAGCCCAATTACTACTCCTAAAAAAAGAGGTCGCAAACCAATGCCTAAGGAAATCAATATTCCTCCAGCAGAAGTAAAAGAACCTCTCTGGTTATCTGTTTCTGAAACAGCTAAGATATCAGGTATTGGATCAAAGACTGTTAGACGAGCGATTGAAGCCCACAGCGTTAAGTTTAAAGTGCTTGGCAATCGTTACTTGGTTAACTTAACATCTTTAATTACTTATCTTTTTAAAACTACTAAACTGCGCAATAAATTTCTTAGTCACGGCATTGGTCAGTATGTGGATAAGTGGAAACAATAA